In the Hordeum vulgare subsp. vulgare chromosome 7H, MorexV3_pseudomolecules_assembly, whole genome shotgun sequence genome, one interval contains:
- the LOC123407139 gene encoding squamosa promoter-binding-like protein 1 isoform X1, translating into MSSGLKNKKKKGHEWDLNDWRWDGNLFLAAPSSNAEAPSGCGSRELGRAEEGGSFGAADKSRRRRRRVSTVDNPEEPPHERIAVRRGQISEEERPANATAGASSSSAPSCLVDGCHADLRDGRDYHRRHKVCEVHTKSTLVRIKNIEHRFCQQCSRFHLVQEFDEGKKSCRSRLEKHNGRRRKAQAQAVSSSSENQSLTNTLLLLLRQLAGQDSAASSSEQINGPNFLVNLLKNLAAVAGTQACQDMLKDATSSNAGNYVGNQSGPPVPAEEPPMKRRARNFDLNDTYVEEDESRTDKIVFKLFGKQPNDFPADLRTQVLNWLSHYPSDMESYIRPGCVILTIYLRLPNWMWHKLNVDPAPWIENLISISTHGFWETGWLYARVQDRLTLSCNGRLTLVCPWLPVIGDKHQILCVTPIAASCKSTANFSVRGFNIAQPTTKLLCIFGGKYLVQEATQKLQDDTAVQQGPQCLAFSCSFPSTSGRGFIEVEDYDQSSISFPFVVAEESICCEIRMLEEKLNIFAFANVLEGREDLMASRSQALKFLHEIGWLLQRSHSRATSSKAPQQHRVVGFLAARFRWLLSFAVDQEWCGVVKMLLDTLFQGNIDVPSPVEFVLGESLVFKAVNKRSKPLVDCLLRYTTNSAPVGGGAVATPARFVFTPDMTGPSDITPLHSAATISNAAAVLDALTDDPQQLGIKAWKNARDATGYTPEDYARRRGHTSYIQMVQNKINRGLPAAHVSVSMTTTGITEEHADAGRPKSTDQTIFDVEKSLPGCRQCVQLQHIAYRPCPNRFLSNRPAVLSLVAIATVCVCVGLIMQSPPVVRGMPGPFLWNRLRWGPT; encoded by the exons ATGTCTAGTGGgctcaagaacaagaagaagaagggccACGAGTGGGATTTGAACGACTGGAGATGGGACGGCAACCTCTTCCTGGCCGCACCGTCGTCAAACGCGGAAGCGCCGTCGGGGTGCGGCAGCAGGGAGCTCGGGCGGGCTGAGGAAGGGGGCAGTTTTGGTGCTGCTGacaagagcaggaggaggaggaggagagtttcCACGGTGGATAACCCCGAGGAGCCTCCACATGAAAGGATTGCTGTTCGGAGAGGACAGATCAGCGAAGAAGAGAGACCTGCGAATGCAACAGCAGGTGCATCTTCCAGCTCTGCTCCATCTTGCCTAGTCGACGGCTGCCACGCGGATCTCCGCGACGGTAGGGACTACCATAGGAGGCACAAGGTGTGTGAGGTGCACACCAAGTCGACTCTTGTTCGTATCAAAAACATAGAGCATCGGTTTTGCCAGCAGTGCAGCAG GTTTCACCTTGTTCAAGAATTTGATGAAGGGAAGAAGAGCTGCCGCTCACGTCTAGAAAAACataatgggaggaggaggaaagcCCAGGCCCAGGCTGTGAGTTCCTCGAGTGAAAATCAGTCCTTAACCAATACCTTACTCCTCTTACTGAGACAACTCGCTGGACAAGATT CTGCTGCTAGCTCGTCTGAGCAAATCAATGGTCCGAATTTCTTGGTCAATCTTCTGAAGAACCTTGCTGCTGTTGCTGGCACACAGGCATGTCAAGATATGCTAAAGGATGCAACATCATCAAATGCTGGTAACTATGTTGGTAATCAAAGTGGACCACCAGTTCCTGCAG AAGAGCCTCCTATGAAAAGACGTGCGCGGAATTTTGATCTGAATGACACTTATGTCGAGGAAGATGAG AGCCGAACAGATAAAATTGTCTTTAAGCTCTTTGGTAAACAGCCAAATGATTTTCCTGCTGATCTACGCACACAG GTCCTAAACTGGCTGTCACATTATCCAAGTGACATGGAGAGCTATATTAGGCCTGGTTGTGTAATTCTAACTATTTACCTTCGTCTTCCTAACTGGATGTGGCATAAG CTTAATGTCGATCCAGCTCCTTGGATAGAAAATCTTATTAGCATATCCACTCATGGTTTCTGGGAGACAGGATGGTTGTATGCTAGGGTGCAGGACCGCCTGACATTAAGCTGCAATG GCAGGCTTACGTTGGTGTGTCCATGGCTACCTGTAATAGGTGACAAGCATCAGATACTGTGTGTAACTCCCATTGCGGCTTCTTGTAAGTCGACGGCAAACTTCTCAGTGAGAGGCTTCAACATAGCTCAACCAACCACAAA ATTACTTTGTATATTTGGTGGGAAATATTTAGTCCAAGAAGCAACACAAAAACTACAAGATGATACTGCGGTTCAGCAAGGGCCTCAATGTCTGGCCTTTTCTTGCTCCTTCCCTAGTACAAGTGGAAGGGGGTTCATAGAG GTTGAAGATTATGATCAGAGCAGCATTTCATTTCCCTTCGTTGTCGCTGAAGAATCTATATGTTGTGAGATTCGAATGTTGGAGGAAAAACTGAATATATTTGCATTTGCTAATGTCTTGGAAGGAAGAGAAGATCTGATGGCTTCTCGCAGCCAAGCCTTGAAGTTTCTACATGAAATAGGGTGGCTTCTTCAACGGAGCCACTCACGAGCTACATCATCCAAGGCTCCACAACAACATCGTGTTGTGGGTTTTCTTGCTGCAAGATTTAGATGGCTCCTGTCCTTTGCGGTCGATCAGGAATGGTGCGGCGTCGTAAAGATGCTGCTGGACACCTTGTTCCAGGGCAATATTGACGTCCCCTCACCAGTTGAGTTTGTCCTGGGAGAGAGTTTAGTGTTCAAGGCTGTCAACAAGCGGTCCAAGCCCTTGGTTGACTGCCTATTGAGATACACAACGAATTCTGCGCCAGTGGGCGGTGGAGCAGTGGCTACACCAGCTCGGTTCGTATTCACGCCTGACATGACTGGTCCATCAGATATTACACCTCTCCATAGTGCAGCTACCATCAGTAATGCTGCTGCTGTTTTGGATGCTCTAACTGATGATCCTCAACAG CTAGGGATCAAAGCCTGGAAGAATGCCCGCGATGCGACCGGGTACACTCCAGAGGATTACGCTCGGAGGAGAGGGCACACATCCTACATCCAGATGGTCCAGAACAAAATTAACAGGGGGTTACCTGCAGCCCATGTGTCTGTTTCCATGACCACCACTGGTATCACCGAAGAGCATGCAGATGCAGGTCGTCCGAAATCAACTGATCAGACCATATTTGAT
- the LOC123407139 gene encoding squamosa promoter-binding-like protein 1 isoform X2, whose amino-acid sequence MSSGLKNKKKKGHEWDLNDWRWDGNLFLAAPSSNAEAPSGCGSRELGRAEEGGSFGAADKSRRRRRRVSTVDNPEEPPHERIAVRRGQISEEERPANATAGASSSSAPSCLVDGCHADLRDGRDYHRRHKVCEVHTKSTLVRIKNIEHRFCQQCSRFHLVQEFDEGKKSCRSRLEKHNGRRRKAQAQAVSSSSENQSLTNTLLLLLRQLAGQDSAASSSEQINGPNFLVNLLKNLAAVAGTQACQDMLKDATSSNAGNYVGNQSGPPVPAEPPMKRRARNFDLNDTYVEEDESRTDKIVFKLFGKQPNDFPADLRTQVLNWLSHYPSDMESYIRPGCVILTIYLRLPNWMWHKLNVDPAPWIENLISISTHGFWETGWLYARVQDRLTLSCNGRLTLVCPWLPVIGDKHQILCVTPIAASCKSTANFSVRGFNIAQPTTKLLCIFGGKYLVQEATQKLQDDTAVQQGPQCLAFSCSFPSTSGRGFIEVEDYDQSSISFPFVVAEESICCEIRMLEEKLNIFAFANVLEGREDLMASRSQALKFLHEIGWLLQRSHSRATSSKAPQQHRVVGFLAARFRWLLSFAVDQEWCGVVKMLLDTLFQGNIDVPSPVEFVLGESLVFKAVNKRSKPLVDCLLRYTTNSAPVGGGAVATPARFVFTPDMTGPSDITPLHSAATISNAAAVLDALTDDPQQLGIKAWKNARDATGYTPEDYARRRGHTSYIQMVQNKINRGLPAAHVSVSMTTTGITEEHADAGRPKSTDQTIFDVEKSLPGCRQCVQLQHIAYRPCPNRFLSNRPAVLSLVAIATVCVCVGLIMQSPPVVRGMPGPFLWNRLRWGPT is encoded by the exons ATGTCTAGTGGgctcaagaacaagaagaagaagggccACGAGTGGGATTTGAACGACTGGAGATGGGACGGCAACCTCTTCCTGGCCGCACCGTCGTCAAACGCGGAAGCGCCGTCGGGGTGCGGCAGCAGGGAGCTCGGGCGGGCTGAGGAAGGGGGCAGTTTTGGTGCTGCTGacaagagcaggaggaggaggaggagagtttcCACGGTGGATAACCCCGAGGAGCCTCCACATGAAAGGATTGCTGTTCGGAGAGGACAGATCAGCGAAGAAGAGAGACCTGCGAATGCAACAGCAGGTGCATCTTCCAGCTCTGCTCCATCTTGCCTAGTCGACGGCTGCCACGCGGATCTCCGCGACGGTAGGGACTACCATAGGAGGCACAAGGTGTGTGAGGTGCACACCAAGTCGACTCTTGTTCGTATCAAAAACATAGAGCATCGGTTTTGCCAGCAGTGCAGCAG GTTTCACCTTGTTCAAGAATTTGATGAAGGGAAGAAGAGCTGCCGCTCACGTCTAGAAAAACataatgggaggaggaggaaagcCCAGGCCCAGGCTGTGAGTTCCTCGAGTGAAAATCAGTCCTTAACCAATACCTTACTCCTCTTACTGAGACAACTCGCTGGACAAGATT CTGCTGCTAGCTCGTCTGAGCAAATCAATGGTCCGAATTTCTTGGTCAATCTTCTGAAGAACCTTGCTGCTGTTGCTGGCACACAGGCATGTCAAGATATGCTAAAGGATGCAACATCATCAAATGCTGGTAACTATGTTGGTAATCAAAGTGGACCACCAGTTCCTGCAG AGCCTCCTATGAAAAGACGTGCGCGGAATTTTGATCTGAATGACACTTATGTCGAGGAAGATGAG AGCCGAACAGATAAAATTGTCTTTAAGCTCTTTGGTAAACAGCCAAATGATTTTCCTGCTGATCTACGCACACAG GTCCTAAACTGGCTGTCACATTATCCAAGTGACATGGAGAGCTATATTAGGCCTGGTTGTGTAATTCTAACTATTTACCTTCGTCTTCCTAACTGGATGTGGCATAAG CTTAATGTCGATCCAGCTCCTTGGATAGAAAATCTTATTAGCATATCCACTCATGGTTTCTGGGAGACAGGATGGTTGTATGCTAGGGTGCAGGACCGCCTGACATTAAGCTGCAATG GCAGGCTTACGTTGGTGTGTCCATGGCTACCTGTAATAGGTGACAAGCATCAGATACTGTGTGTAACTCCCATTGCGGCTTCTTGTAAGTCGACGGCAAACTTCTCAGTGAGAGGCTTCAACATAGCTCAACCAACCACAAA ATTACTTTGTATATTTGGTGGGAAATATTTAGTCCAAGAAGCAACACAAAAACTACAAGATGATACTGCGGTTCAGCAAGGGCCTCAATGTCTGGCCTTTTCTTGCTCCTTCCCTAGTACAAGTGGAAGGGGGTTCATAGAG GTTGAAGATTATGATCAGAGCAGCATTTCATTTCCCTTCGTTGTCGCTGAAGAATCTATATGTTGTGAGATTCGAATGTTGGAGGAAAAACTGAATATATTTGCATTTGCTAATGTCTTGGAAGGAAGAGAAGATCTGATGGCTTCTCGCAGCCAAGCCTTGAAGTTTCTACATGAAATAGGGTGGCTTCTTCAACGGAGCCACTCACGAGCTACATCATCCAAGGCTCCACAACAACATCGTGTTGTGGGTTTTCTTGCTGCAAGATTTAGATGGCTCCTGTCCTTTGCGGTCGATCAGGAATGGTGCGGCGTCGTAAAGATGCTGCTGGACACCTTGTTCCAGGGCAATATTGACGTCCCCTCACCAGTTGAGTTTGTCCTGGGAGAGAGTTTAGTGTTCAAGGCTGTCAACAAGCGGTCCAAGCCCTTGGTTGACTGCCTATTGAGATACACAACGAATTCTGCGCCAGTGGGCGGTGGAGCAGTGGCTACACCAGCTCGGTTCGTATTCACGCCTGACATGACTGGTCCATCAGATATTACACCTCTCCATAGTGCAGCTACCATCAGTAATGCTGCTGCTGTTTTGGATGCTCTAACTGATGATCCTCAACAG CTAGGGATCAAAGCCTGGAAGAATGCCCGCGATGCGACCGGGTACACTCCAGAGGATTACGCTCGGAGGAGAGGGCACACATCCTACATCCAGATGGTCCAGAACAAAATTAACAGGGGGTTACCTGCAGCCCATGTGTCTGTTTCCATGACCACCACTGGTATCACCGAAGAGCATGCAGATGCAGGTCGTCCGAAATCAACTGATCAGACCATATTTGAT